In Poecilia reticulata strain Guanapo linkage group LG17, Guppy_female_1.0+MT, whole genome shotgun sequence, the following proteins share a genomic window:
- the LOC103479740 gene encoding gamma-crystallin N-A-like encodes MSQYSGKIVLYEGKCFTGRKLELCSDCDNFQDRGFMNRVNSVRVESGAFVCFDHPDFKGQQYILEHGEYPEFQRWNAHNDHMGSCRPIKMHGEHYRLEMFEGDNFAGQCVELCDDCPFLQARGLTKNCVNSMKVYGDGAWVLYEEPNYRGRMYVVERGNFCSHKEWQAENPTIQSVRRVANYF; translated from the exons ATGTCTCAGTACTCAGGAAAG ATTGTGCTCTACGAGGGCAAATGCTTCACCGGCAGGAAGCTGGAACTCTGCAGCGACTGCGACAACTTTCAGGACCGAGGTTTTATGAACAGGGTCAACTCAGTCCGTGTGGAAAGCGGTGCCTTCGTCTGTTTCGACCATCCTGACTTCAAGGGCCAGCAGTACATTCTGGAGCATGGAGAGTACCCCGAATTCCAGCGCTGGAATGCTCATAATGATCACATGGGCTCATGCCGACCAATCAAGATG CACGGCGAGCACTACAGGTTGGAGATGTTCGAGGGAGACAACTTTGCCGGCCAGTGTGTGGAGCTGTGTGACGACTGTCCGTTTCTGCAAGCGCGAGGTCTGACCAAGAACTGTGTCAACTCCATGAAGGTCTATGGAGATGGAGC CTGGGTGTTGTATGAGGAGCCGAACTATCGTGGCCGCATGTACGTCGTGGAAAGAGGAAACTTCTGCAGCCATAAGGAGTGGCAGGCAGAGAATCCCACCATCCAGTCTGTT